A region from the Acyrthosiphon pisum isolate AL4f chromosome A1, pea_aphid_22Mar2018_4r6ur, whole genome shotgun sequence genome encodes:
- the LOC100167071 gene encoding NADH-cytochrome b5 reductase isoform X1, with the protein MYDPPPEPPSESDCCGTGCADCVFDVYDRECARWQRRRQTGEGDRLRRDLLSATTHRPYRIVSARPLGDDVHAYTFAATPKAVGRLPVAYTQHVHVRLANGLSRPYTPVAVGDDDCSFDVLVKVYPGGRFTGRLLEMNVDDVVEVRGPSGGVRHDGYDSIVMFGGGTGVAGFVGLIGSLLDDDKCEALLRLHYSSKTLNGVLMRKELAGYAAYWNCAVHLYLTRERDWSQCSKSFWYNENITEGRISQDNMAEIIDKQQNLRTLWLICGNDEFNQYIFNSLQIYNIKQDHIQLLDNSIKDLKVS; encoded by the coding sequence ATGTACGACCCGCCGCCGGAACCACCCTCCGAGTCGGACTGCTGCGGTACCGGATGCGCGGACTGCGTGTTCGACGTGTACGACCGAGAGTGCGCGCGGTGGCAACGACGGCGCCAGACCGGCGAGGGTGACAGGCTGCGGCGGGATCTGCTGTCGGCGACCACGCACAGGCCATACCGGATCGTGTCCGCGCGGCCGCTCGGTGATGACGTACACGCGTACACGTTTGCGGCCACCCCGAAGGCCGTCGGCCGACTACCGGTCGCGTACACTCAACACGTTCACGTCCGGCTGGCCAACGGCCTCAGCAGACCGTACACGCCGGTGGCCGTGGGCGACGACGATTGCTCGTTCGACGTCCTGGTCAAGGTCTACCCCGGCGGAAGGTTCACCGGGCGGCTGTTGGAAATGAACGTTGACGACGTCGTCGAGGTGCGCGGGCCTTCGGGCGGCGTGCGGCACGACGGGTACGATTCGATAGTCATGTTCGGCGGCGGTACCGGCGTGGCCGGCTTCGTGGGTCTGATCGGGTCGCTGTTGGACGACGACAAGTGTGAGGCGTTGCTGAGACTGCATTACTCGTCCAAAACCCTTAACGGGGTGCTGATGCGCAAGGAGTTGGCCGGTTACGCGGCTTATTGGAATTGTGCGGTACATTTGTACTTAACGAGGGAACGCGATTGGTCGCAATGTTCGAAATCGTTTTGgtacaatgaaaatataacagAAGGAAGAATTTCGCAGGATAACATGGCTGAAATAATCGATAAACAACAAAACTTGCGAACGCTATGGCTCATTTGTGGAAACGATGAATtcaatcaatatattttcaactctttacaaatttacaatattaaacaagACCATATTCAATTATTAGATAATTCTATAAAAGATTTAAAAGTATCTTGA
- the LOC100169119 gene encoding serine/arginine-rich splicing factor 4 isoform X1, whose protein sequence is MNPSNSDSSTNGLNMSRNERHRNDKRASSSRARSKESPRRELENVVKRARKDRDQSQYWINKVLEAEEKDPNRWKHSGFKEMYSDRRSRSISRRSSSSFSSSCSRSSMRRSPSHKRRKPLSRSPDLRRSRRSLSLRRGSPLNRRRSPYRARKSPLTLHSRRRRRSTSESPPANGSRIRRSRSLSRRRRSPILGRNRRLGIASPPPKRRGSKKHGLKRIRTSSAEEVRSSSVSTCSDSHCSVCEARIPAGRREPPPEPLARPKSPKMSRPVIPIHERSRSRSFSVPRYTPVVEVSSTTGLPKAGPLPESVPTKTKRIKKMKSHKKKKSHRSKSSQIETAVLHQPTIKVESMSEEESSVGGSDMPMSSSSGGQLTLSERFSKVAQMGRAHELPQRSLRVTAGDDFRVEIGSPPHPFPTPALGSLPEGTSIEDVKGRYAYYKDQGYLGDLTLNDYVKWEEWWYKYQDWLEAERAYDAHLDRYRDRRYRDEPPIF, encoded by the exons ATGAATCCAAGTAATTCTGACAGCTCGACTAATG gaTTGAACATGTCTAGGAATGAAAGGCATAGAAATGATAAAAGAGCTTCGTCAAGTCGTGCCAGATctaaag AATCACCAAGAAGAGAGCTGGAAAATGTTGTTAAGAGGGCCCGGAAAGACAGAGATCAAAGCCAGTATTGGATTAACAAAGTTTTAGAAGCTGAAGAAAAAGATCCGAACAG gtgGAAACATTCTGGTTTCAAAGAAATGTATAGTGATCGAAGATCTAGGTCAATCAGTAGACGTTCATCTAGTAGCTTTTCTTCTAGTTGCTCACGTTCATCTATGCGTAGGTCTCCATCCCATAAACGACGTAAACCACTTTCACGGTCTCCCGATTTAAGAAGATCACGCCGATCGTTATCACTTCGAAGGGGGTCTCCATTAAATAGACGCCGTTCACCATACCGAGCAAGAAAGTCTCCTTTAACTTTACATTCTAGAAGAAGGCGTAGATCCACTTCAGAGTCACCACCAGCCAATGGTTCACGTATCAGGCGATCCAGATCTTTAAGTAGAAGACGTAGATCTCCTATACTTGGTCGCAATCGTAGATTAGGAATAGCTTCACCTCCACCTAAAAGAAGAGGGTCTAAAAAACATGGTCTTAAACGTATTCGAACATCATCAGCTGAggag gtacgTTCATCAAGTGTAAGTACATGTTCAGATTCTCATTGTTCAGTATGTGAAGCTAGAATACCTGCTGGTAGACGTGAGCCACCACCAGAACCATTAGCTAGGCCAAAATCTCCTAAAATGTCCAGACCTGTTATACCCATACATGAACGTTCtag atcaaGATCATTTTCAGTACCTAGGTACACACCCGTAGTAGAAGTAAGTTCTACTACTGGATTACCTAAGGCTGGTCCACTTCCAGAATCTGTACCAACCAAAActaaacgtataaaaaaaatgaaatcgcacaaaaagaaaaaatcacATAGATCAAAATCTTCACAAATTGaaact GCTGTTTTACATCAACCAACGATTAAAGTAGAATCAATGTCGGAAGAAGAATCTAGTGTTGGTGGTTCAGATATGCCAATGAGTTCTTCTTCTGGAGGTCAATTAACATTATCTGAACGTTTTAGTAAGGTGGCTCAAATGGGTCGGGCCCATGAGTTACCACAAAGGAGTCTTCGTGTGACAGCTGGTGATGATTTTAGAGTTGAAATTGGTTCACCTCCTCATCCATTTCCTACTCCAGCTTTAgg GTCATTACCAGAAGGTACATCTATTGAAGATGTAAAAGGTCGTTATGCTTATTATAAAGATCAAGGGTATTTAGGTGATCTTACATTAAATGATTATGTCAAGTGGGAAGAATGGTGGTATAAATACCAAGATTGGTTAGAAGCAGAACGTGCATATGATGCTCATTTGGATAGGTATAGAGATAGACGATACAGAGATGAACCTCCTATATTCTGA
- the LOC100169119 gene encoding serine/arginine-rich splicing factor 4 isoform X2, which produces MSRNERHRNDKRASSSRARSKESPRRELENVVKRARKDRDQSQYWINKVLEAEEKDPNRWKHSGFKEMYSDRRSRSISRRSSSSFSSSCSRSSMRRSPSHKRRKPLSRSPDLRRSRRSLSLRRGSPLNRRRSPYRARKSPLTLHSRRRRRSTSESPPANGSRIRRSRSLSRRRRSPILGRNRRLGIASPPPKRRGSKKHGLKRIRTSSAEEVRSSSVSTCSDSHCSVCEARIPAGRREPPPEPLARPKSPKMSRPVIPIHERSRSRSFSVPRYTPVVEVSSTTGLPKAGPLPESVPTKTKRIKKMKSHKKKKSHRSKSSQIETAVLHQPTIKVESMSEEESSVGGSDMPMSSSSGGQLTLSERFSKVAQMGRAHELPQRSLRVTAGDDFRVEIGSPPHPFPTPALGSLPEGTSIEDVKGRYAYYKDQGYLGDLTLNDYVKWEEWWYKYQDWLEAERAYDAHLDRYRDRRYRDEPPIF; this is translated from the exons ATGTCTAGGAATGAAAGGCATAGAAATGATAAAAGAGCTTCGTCAAGTCGTGCCAGATctaaag AATCACCAAGAAGAGAGCTGGAAAATGTTGTTAAGAGGGCCCGGAAAGACAGAGATCAAAGCCAGTATTGGATTAACAAAGTTTTAGAAGCTGAAGAAAAAGATCCGAACAG gtgGAAACATTCTGGTTTCAAAGAAATGTATAGTGATCGAAGATCTAGGTCAATCAGTAGACGTTCATCTAGTAGCTTTTCTTCTAGTTGCTCACGTTCATCTATGCGTAGGTCTCCATCCCATAAACGACGTAAACCACTTTCACGGTCTCCCGATTTAAGAAGATCACGCCGATCGTTATCACTTCGAAGGGGGTCTCCATTAAATAGACGCCGTTCACCATACCGAGCAAGAAAGTCTCCTTTAACTTTACATTCTAGAAGAAGGCGTAGATCCACTTCAGAGTCACCACCAGCCAATGGTTCACGTATCAGGCGATCCAGATCTTTAAGTAGAAGACGTAGATCTCCTATACTTGGTCGCAATCGTAGATTAGGAATAGCTTCACCTCCACCTAAAAGAAGAGGGTCTAAAAAACATGGTCTTAAACGTATTCGAACATCATCAGCTGAggag gtacgTTCATCAAGTGTAAGTACATGTTCAGATTCTCATTGTTCAGTATGTGAAGCTAGAATACCTGCTGGTAGACGTGAGCCACCACCAGAACCATTAGCTAGGCCAAAATCTCCTAAAATGTCCAGACCTGTTATACCCATACATGAACGTTCtag atcaaGATCATTTTCAGTACCTAGGTACACACCCGTAGTAGAAGTAAGTTCTACTACTGGATTACCTAAGGCTGGTCCACTTCCAGAATCTGTACCAACCAAAActaaacgtataaaaaaaatgaaatcgcacaaaaagaaaaaatcacATAGATCAAAATCTTCACAAATTGaaact GCTGTTTTACATCAACCAACGATTAAAGTAGAATCAATGTCGGAAGAAGAATCTAGTGTTGGTGGTTCAGATATGCCAATGAGTTCTTCTTCTGGAGGTCAATTAACATTATCTGAACGTTTTAGTAAGGTGGCTCAAATGGGTCGGGCCCATGAGTTACCACAAAGGAGTCTTCGTGTGACAGCTGGTGATGATTTTAGAGTTGAAATTGGTTCACCTCCTCATCCATTTCCTACTCCAGCTTTAgg GTCATTACCAGAAGGTACATCTATTGAAGATGTAAAAGGTCGTTATGCTTATTATAAAGATCAAGGGTATTTAGGTGATCTTACATTAAATGATTATGTCAAGTGGGAAGAATGGTGGTATAAATACCAAGATTGGTTAGAAGCAGAACGTGCATATGATGCTCATTTGGATAGGTATAGAGATAGACGATACAGAGATGAACCTCCTATATTCTGA
- the LOC100160253 gene encoding uncharacterized protein LOC100160253: protein MTLVGFLLIFTALVRSGTAATAADPFGCANRFEVHDDKIIRTEDSKKLGAKFIDSVEQHDRAGCLELCCRTSRCDVFVFEEKSPGTCYLFECGPSDDFKCKFTNHKNYSSALMLSRHGSELENQIKLTQIEHEHELIQLKKLTSFTTPSTTVLPISAINKETEITIPQDKHSERTPRCSRYQFECKTSSECIAIYNACDGIPQCSDGSDEALELACPTTPSKQVLMKDANYGLAQGNNYIQTLSNKPMDITGQQVNQPIQQYQWKNQQPIFSSNVNYNNAKVDKPAYSSNFASSQYGREGEGLKWTSQDMVHQNYANNRIFTHVNGGVLPDYNRQQNNLLQNNVPSRVYNAEPGMNIDHNYNHLNNMNHEFHHFNTGGKTNYQNQNNPDYFYEDLRPKMEQSNSIPQLGSDYQRQIQLEVKKPETLLTEKPVIIQKHNQLNETSTQSTTTDSHLHRKLVQPLTEDSIVREVYFESSDDGYAIMPNGAFISLILGVIASTIMIIVIGCRLRVMRNRHRKGSKQSYAHDADFLINGMYL, encoded by the exons ATGACACTGGTCGGTTTTCTGTTAATTTTCACAGCGTTGGTGCGCTCCGGGACGGCTGCCACCGCCGCCGACCCGTTCGGATGCGCGAACAGGTTCGAAGTGCACGACGATAAGATCATCCGGACGGAGGACTCGAAAAAGTTGGGCGCAAAGTTCATAGACTCGGTGGAACAGCACGACCGTGCCGGATGTCTGGAACTGTGCTGTCGGACGTCCCGGTGTGATGTGTTCGTGTTTGaagaaaaa tcACCTGGAACATGTTACCTGTTTGAATGTGGACCATCAGATGATTTTAAATGCAAATTCACCAATCATAAGAACTATAGCAGTGCATTAATGTTGTCCAGACATGGATCAGAATTAGAAAATCAGATTAAACTAACGCAAATTGAACATGAACATGAACTCATTCAACTTAA AAAACTTACTTCATTTACAACACCTTCAACAACTGTTTTACCAATCTCGGCCATTAATAAAGAAACAGAAATAACTATCCCACAGGATAAACATTCTGAAA gaaCTCCTCGGTGTAGTAGATATCAATTTGAATGCAAAACATCCAGTGAATGTATTGCTATCTATAACGCATGTGATGGAATACCTCAATGCAGCGATGGTAGTGATGAAGCTCTTGAACTGGCTTGTCCGACCACTCCga GCAAACAAGTACTTATGAAAGATGCAAATTATGGATTGGCACAAGgaaataattacatacaaaCATTATCAAACAAGCCAATGGATATAACAGGGCAGCAAGTAAATCAACCAATCCAACAATACCAGTGGAAAAATCAACAACCGATATTTA GTTCTAATGTCAACTATAATAATGCAAAAGTAGATAAACCTGCTTACAGCAGTAATTTTGCATCTTCTCAGTACGGAAGGGAAGGCGAAGGGCTCAAATGGACGAGCCAAGATATGGTTCACCAAAACTACg CGAATAATCGAATATTTACACATGTCAATGGAGGAGTCTTACCGGACTATAATCGGCAGCAAAATAACttattacaaaataa TGTGCCGAGTAGAGTATACAATGCTGAACCAGGAATGAACATTGATCATAACTACAACCATTTAAACAATATGAACCATGAATTTCATCATTTTAACACGG gtggTAAAACTaactatcaaaatcaaaataatccaGATTATTTCTATGAAGACCTGAGACCTAAGATGGAACAGTCAAACAGTATCCCTCAACTA GGTTCTGATTATCAGCGGCAAATTCAATTAGAAGTTAAAAAACCCGAAACATTATTAACCGAAAAACCAGTAATAATTCAAAAGCATAATCAGCTCAATGAAACCTCTACACAATCAACAACTACag attctcatTTACATCGAAAATTAGTTCAACCACTGACAGAGGACTCTATTGTTCGTGAAGTGTATTTTGAAAGTAGCGATGATGGATATGCAATAATGCCAAATGGAGCATTCATTTCTCTTATTCTtg GTGTTATTGCATCTACCATAATGATAATTGTGATTGGTTGTCGATTAAGAGTGATGCGTAATCGTCATCGAAAAGGAAGCAAACAGTCATACGCTCATGACGCGGACTTTTTAATTAATGGcatgtatttataa
- the LOC100162297 gene encoding myb-like protein X isoform X2, translating into MAADNYRFAEGDSLLCYHGPMLYEAKCLKRRKANDGKAQYFIHYKGWNSKWEEWVDDNRVLSVNTANMNKMASLKEIHSNTKKSGAKRSITIVKEETIRNVVTPPIKGKKRKYSEISSELNQIVNVSSPTEPKPKKRGRPPKIITPKIEETEPTKSVDTTIVNETELAESIEENKVIDKATKEEDTAKKENTPKKYNTPKKENALKKYDTLKKEDTINKDVTPKKDAPKKDANPNKEDAPKKEDSPKKEDIPKKKDTPKKEDTLKKEDTLKIEDTPKTEDTPKTEDTPKKEDTPKKEDTPKKEDTPKKEHIPNNEVTPKNEDTPKKVGISKTIDEETDEVLDSKKVEVNKTIETTKEEEETTKTPDEEIKVYEELEKTSEELEKTKDFEPCEGLNIEGTETIKEDERSETVERTEDVEETETENVERVESIKEFEAEVFEGEELEGEELEGEVFEDEELEGEELEGEELEGEELEGEELESEELEGEELEGEELDEHYGTEEFEEEESTDDERFSDEESNNEAKEVVRKVTETYMMIIKEKEIEEAKRKEETDDTFTVPAPVVKIIPKIIIPDIIRRRIAFDYQMVVNRNQTLKFSKTLTINCLIEDFKNSDPESDENEAIGLTIIQYFDALIHARLLYTPEKKIKIRKKAKKLLKAVLYDGEVLNCSNNLYPRKLWHLVYGPSYLIRLFVLLPEIVASYTYLEADTAKLIEKFECFMKNKDRTNSFF; encoded by the exons ATGGCAGCAGATAACTATCGATTCGCAGAAG gtgaTAGTTTACTATGTTATCATGGACCTATGCTGTATGAAGCAAAATGCTTAAAAAGAAGGAAGGCAAATGATGGTAaagcacaatattttattcattacaaGGGCTGGAACAGTAAATGGGAAGAATGGGTAGATGACAATCGAGTATTGTCTGTTAATACTGCCAACATGAACAAAATGGCATCATTAAAAgaaataca ttCAAACACAAAAAAGAGTGGGGCAAAACGTTCTATCACTATAGTTAAAGAAGAAACAATACGAAATGTTGTAACGCCTccaataaaaggaaaaaaacggAAATATTCAGAAATTTCATCAGAATTAAATCAAATAGTAAATGTTTCATCACCAACtgaaccaaaaccaaaaaaacgag gCCGTCCTCCAAAAATTATAACTCCTAAAATTGAAGAAACTGAACCAACAAAATCAGTTGATACAACTATAGTAAATGAAACAGAGTTAGCTGAATCAATTGAAGAAAATAAAGTGATTGACAAAGCAACTAAAGAAGAAGACACTGCTAAAAAAGAAAACActcctaaaaaatataatactcctAAAAAAGAAAACgctcttaaaaaatatgatactcTTAAAAAAGAAGACACTATTAACAAAGATGTCACTCCTAAAAAAGATGCTCCTAAAAAAGATGCCAATCCTAATAAAGAAGACGCTCCTAAAAAAGAAGACTCGCCTAAAAAAGAAgacatacctaaaaaaaaagaCACTCCTAAAAAAGAAGACACTCTTAAAAAAGAAGACACTCTTAAAATAGAAGACACTCCTAAAACAGAAGACACACCTAAAACAGAAGACACACCTAAAAAAGAAGACACTCCTAAAAAAGAAGACACACCTAAAAAGGAAGACACTCCTAAAAAAGAACACATACCTAACAACGAAGTCACTCCTAAAAATGAAGACACTCCTAAAAAGGTTGGAATAAGTAAAACAATAGACGAAGAAACTGATGaagttttagattctaaaaAAGTGGaagtaaataaaactattgaaactACTAAAGAAGAGGAAGAAACAACTAAAACACCTGATGAAGAAATTAAAGTATATGAAGAACTTGAAAAAACTTCTGAAGAACTTGAAAAAACTAAAGATTTTGAACCATGTGAGGGTTTAAACATTGAAGGGACCGAAACAATTAAAGAAGATGAAAGATCTGAAACAGTTGAAAGAACTGAAGACGTTGAGGAaactgaaactgaaaatgttgaaaGGGTTGAATCGATTAAAGAGTTTGAAGCTGAGGTGTTTGAAGGTGAAGAGCTTGAAGGCGAAGAGCTTGAAGGTGAAGTGTTTGAAGATGAAGAGCTTGAAGGTGAAGAGCTTGAAGGTGAAGAGCTTGAAGGTGAAGAGCTTGAAGGTGAAGAGCTTGAAAGTGAAGAGCTTGAAGGTGAAGAGCTTGAAGGGGAAGAGCTGGATGAACATTATGGAACTGAAGAATTTGAAGAAGAAGAATCTACAGATGATGAGAGATTTTCAGATGAAGAATCTAATAATGAAGCTAAAGAAGTTGTGAGAAAGGTTACTGAAACTTATATGAtgattattaaagaaaaagaaattgaaGAAGCTAAAAGAAAAGAAGAAACAGATGATACATTTACTGTTCCAGCTCcagtagtaaaaataatacctaaaattatCATACCAGACATCATAAGACGAAGAATTGCTTTTGATTATCAAATGGTTGTGAACAGGAATCAA acattaaaattttcaaaaacactcACTATCAATTGTTTGAtcgaagattttaaaaattcagaCCCTGAATCTGA tgaAAATGAAGCCATTGGTCTAACGATCATACAGTATTTTGATGCTCTTATACATGCACGATTATTGTATACACcagaaaaaaagattaaaatacgcaaaaag GCAAAGAAACTTTTGAAAGCCGTTTTGTATGATGGTGAAGTCTTGAATTGTAGTAATAACTTATATCCTCGAAAATTATGGCATTTGGTGTATGGACCTTCATATCTAATACGATTATTTG
- the LOC100162297 gene encoding myb-like protein X isoform X1 — protein MAADNYRFAEGDSLLCYHGPMLYEAKCLKRRKANDGKAQYFIHYKGWNSKWEEWVDDNRVLSVNTANMNKMASLKEIHSNTKKSGAKRSITIVKEETIRNVVTPPIKGKKRKYSEISSELNQIVNVSSPTEPKPKKRGRPPKIITPKIEETEPTKSVDTTIVNETELAESIEENKVIDKATKEEDTAKKENTPKKYNTPKKENALKKYDTLKKEDTINKDVTPKKDAPKKDANPNKEDAPKKEDSPKKEDIPKKKDTPKKEDTLKKEDTLKIEDTPKTEDTPKTEDTPKKEDTPKKEDTPKKEDTPKKEHIPNNEVTPKNEDTPKKVGISKTIDEETDEVLDSKKVEVNKTIETTKEEEETTKTPDEEIKVYEELEKTSEELEKTKDFEPCEGLNIEGTETIKEDERSETVERTEDVEETETENVERVESIKEFEAEVFEGEELEGEELEGEVFEDEELEGEELEGEELEGEELEGEELESEELEGEELEGEELDEHYGTEEFEEEESTDDERFSDEESNNEAKEVVRKVTETYMMIIKEKEIEEAKRKEETDDTFTVPAPVVKIIPKIIIPDIIRRRIAFDYQMVVNRNQTLKFSKTLTINCLIEDFKNSDPESDENEAIGLTIIQYFDALIHARLLYTPEKKIKIRKKAKKLLKAVLYDGEVLNCSNNLYPRKLWHLVYGPSYLIRLFVLLPEIVASYTYLEADTAKLIEKFECFMKFIAVNFDKYFSDKSQDYIVNK, from the exons ATGGCAGCAGATAACTATCGATTCGCAGAAG gtgaTAGTTTACTATGTTATCATGGACCTATGCTGTATGAAGCAAAATGCTTAAAAAGAAGGAAGGCAAATGATGGTAaagcacaatattttattcattacaaGGGCTGGAACAGTAAATGGGAAGAATGGGTAGATGACAATCGAGTATTGTCTGTTAATACTGCCAACATGAACAAAATGGCATCATTAAAAgaaataca ttCAAACACAAAAAAGAGTGGGGCAAAACGTTCTATCACTATAGTTAAAGAAGAAACAATACGAAATGTTGTAACGCCTccaataaaaggaaaaaaacggAAATATTCAGAAATTTCATCAGAATTAAATCAAATAGTAAATGTTTCATCACCAACtgaaccaaaaccaaaaaaacgag gCCGTCCTCCAAAAATTATAACTCCTAAAATTGAAGAAACTGAACCAACAAAATCAGTTGATACAACTATAGTAAATGAAACAGAGTTAGCTGAATCAATTGAAGAAAATAAAGTGATTGACAAAGCAACTAAAGAAGAAGACACTGCTAAAAAAGAAAACActcctaaaaaatataatactcctAAAAAAGAAAACgctcttaaaaaatatgatactcTTAAAAAAGAAGACACTATTAACAAAGATGTCACTCCTAAAAAAGATGCTCCTAAAAAAGATGCCAATCCTAATAAAGAAGACGCTCCTAAAAAAGAAGACTCGCCTAAAAAAGAAgacatacctaaaaaaaaagaCACTCCTAAAAAAGAAGACACTCTTAAAAAAGAAGACACTCTTAAAATAGAAGACACTCCTAAAACAGAAGACACACCTAAAACAGAAGACACACCTAAAAAAGAAGACACTCCTAAAAAAGAAGACACACCTAAAAAGGAAGACACTCCTAAAAAAGAACACATACCTAACAACGAAGTCACTCCTAAAAATGAAGACACTCCTAAAAAGGTTGGAATAAGTAAAACAATAGACGAAGAAACTGATGaagttttagattctaaaaAAGTGGaagtaaataaaactattgaaactACTAAAGAAGAGGAAGAAACAACTAAAACACCTGATGAAGAAATTAAAGTATATGAAGAACTTGAAAAAACTTCTGAAGAACTTGAAAAAACTAAAGATTTTGAACCATGTGAGGGTTTAAACATTGAAGGGACCGAAACAATTAAAGAAGATGAAAGATCTGAAACAGTTGAAAGAACTGAAGACGTTGAGGAaactgaaactgaaaatgttgaaaGGGTTGAATCGATTAAAGAGTTTGAAGCTGAGGTGTTTGAAGGTGAAGAGCTTGAAGGCGAAGAGCTTGAAGGTGAAGTGTTTGAAGATGAAGAGCTTGAAGGTGAAGAGCTTGAAGGTGAAGAGCTTGAAGGTGAAGAGCTTGAAGGTGAAGAGCTTGAAAGTGAAGAGCTTGAAGGTGAAGAGCTTGAAGGGGAAGAGCTGGATGAACATTATGGAACTGAAGAATTTGAAGAAGAAGAATCTACAGATGATGAGAGATTTTCAGATGAAGAATCTAATAATGAAGCTAAAGAAGTTGTGAGAAAGGTTACTGAAACTTATATGAtgattattaaagaaaaagaaattgaaGAAGCTAAAAGAAAAGAAGAAACAGATGATACATTTACTGTTCCAGCTCcagtagtaaaaataatacctaaaattatCATACCAGACATCATAAGACGAAGAATTGCTTTTGATTATCAAATGGTTGTGAACAGGAATCAA acattaaaattttcaaaaacactcACTATCAATTGTTTGAtcgaagattttaaaaattcagaCCCTGAATCTGA tgaAAATGAAGCCATTGGTCTAACGATCATACAGTATTTTGATGCTCTTATACATGCACGATTATTGTATACACcagaaaaaaagattaaaatacgcaaaaag GCAAAGAAACTTTTGAAAGCCGTTTTGTATGATGGTGAAGTCTTGAATTGTAGTAATAACTTATATCCTCGAAAATTATGGCATTTGGTGTATGGACCTTCATATCTAATACGATTATTTG